The genomic interval ATTTCCTGGACCACGATGATTTCGGCTTACTGCCGTGCCAAGATGAACAGCAAGGCGTTGGAGGCTTTGGTTATGATGGTTAGGGAAGGTGTGTGGCCGAATAGCTTCACGTACTCTTCGGTTCTGAGGGCCTGCGAGGGCTTGGGGAGTCTCGAGCAGCTGCATTGTAGTATTGTGAAAGCTGGGTTGGAGTCTGATGTGTTTGTTCGGAGTGCGTTGATTGATGTGTACTCGAAATTGGGTGACTTGGGGAATGCGGTGGGTGTTTTCGATGAGATGGTGACTGGGGATGCGGTTGTTTGGAGCTCTATTATTGGCGCGTTTGCGCAGAATAGTGATGGCTATGAAGCGCTGGAGCTTTTCAAGAGGATGAAGAGGGCGGGGTTTGGAGCTGAAGAGGCGACGCTGACGAGTGTTTTGAGAGCATGCACGGTGTTGGCGCTTTTGGAATTGGGGAGACAGgttcatgttcatgccgtgAAGTATGGTCCGGATTTGATTCTGAACAATGCGCTTCTGGATAtgtattgcaagtgtggcagtttGGAAGATGCTAAGGCTGTTTTTACGAAGATGGTGGAGAAGGATGTTATCTCTTGGAGCACGATGATTGCAGGGTTGGCACAAAATGGTTTCAGCAAAGAGGCGCTGCAGTTGTTTGAGGAGATGAAGGTTTCGGGGACTAAACCAAACTACATCACAGTTGTTGGGGTTCTGTTTTCTTGTAGTCATGCCGGGCTTTTAGAAGAGGGGTGGTACTACTTCCAGAATATGAAGGAGCTCTTTGGGATTGATCCTGGGAGAGAGCACTATGGTTGTGTGATTGATCTTCTTGGAAGGGCTGGGAAGCTTGATGAGGCCGCAAGATTGATTCAAGAAATGAAATGTGAACCAGATGCAGTGACATGGAGGACTTTGCTCGGTGCTTGCAGAGTTCATAGGAATGTTGATCTTGCTACACATGCTGCCAAACAAGTTCTGAGAATGGACCCTGATGATGCCGGAACTTATATCTTATTATCCAATCTATATGCAATATCACAGAGATGGGATGATGTTGCAGAAGTTAGGAAGAGTATGAGAGCCAGAGGAATTACTAAAGAACCAGGGCGCAGTTGGATTGAAGTGAACAAACAGATACATGCTTTTATTATGGGAGATGACTCGCACCCACAAATAGATGAGATCAACAAGCAACTAAGCATGTTGATTGATAAACTCGTGGGAATAGGTTATGTTCCTGATACAAATTTTGTTTTGCAAGATCTTGAGGGAGAACAGAGGGAAGCTTCACTTCAATCGCACAGCGAGAGATTGGCGATTGCATTTGGTTTAATGAACTTGCCCAAGGGAATGACAATTAGGGTCAGGAAAAACCTCAGGATCTGTGGAGACTGTCATGTATTCGCAAAATTTGTAGCAAAGTTGGAGCAGAGAACTATTGTGATACGAGATCCAATTCGGTACCACCATTTTCAAGATGGAGAATGTTCCTGTGGAGATTATTGGTAGAATCGTGACCCCCTATATCAGTTGAAGGTGGGGTGGAGAGTAGCCACCTATCAAAGATGGTGCTCAAATGGACTTATCAAACTTCTGACATGAGATTGGAGCTGATATATGCAATGCCAAGTATGACGGCATTCAGACCTTATTAGCAGATAAATCCAGCGCACTGGCAATCCAGCACCTATGAGCTGCAGATCTTGGATGAGCATGAGTTGTTCTTCAGTCCTAGATTGCGTTGAGATGTCTGAAATCAGCTGCAGAAGGTTGTTCATTAGTGAACATAAAATGGTGGGAGATCATAACTGTTTTTCGTTTTTTCTGAATGGTAACTGCTCTTCTTATGGTTGCCTCAAATTTGAAGTACCAATCATGTAACTTATTCAAGAGAATTCTTGTGATCAAGTGCAAAAAGGTGATAATGAATGCCATTTTTCTGTCATGAGTGAATTGCTAATAGTAACTGATGCATTATGGTCTATGGATTTATGGGGCAGACCATCAAAGCATAGCAGAAACCAAAATACAATGAGGggtcaatatatatatcactaaAAACATGTCTATTTACAAGGAATATCAACCAGATTGCAGTAAATAGATAGTTTGCATAGTTAAAGGTGCAACTAGCTTCCCCCTTATTGTTACAGCATTACATTTCTGATCTTCAATTATGTTACAACAATGCAAAACACTATCCTCTCTTCCAAGAAGGATTCAAACATGATTGTCCCCTATAACTCATCTCTCAAGCCCGCTGTCACATGCTCAGCGTAAGATGAATAAGATTTGATAATGGATTCATAAATATTGATTCCTTTCAAGTATTCGTCTTTGTTTAAAAACTGCAACAAGGTGAAAATATGATGGTCAGATTACCAGCTAAATTGGATACTTTTTGTGTAAGGTAACATTTTCCATGCATGAGCAAAAACCACCAAAGAATGTatacaccaaaaaaaaaaacttagatATCCACCTCGTTATGGTCATGGAGCAGAATAGGAGTGTTAGCCATAGGAGAGAATCCAATTGCTGGCAAGCCTTGTAGTCGGAAATAGCGAGCATCTGTTGAAGCAGGAAAAATCTCAGGCTTTCCAAGTTTTCCATTAGCTTTTTTTACCGCTTCTTCTAGCAGGGCCCACCAGGGGTTTAAACTATCAGTTGCTGTAAGAACTGGCCTCCCAGATTTATCAAGCACAGAAACTTTCTGCTTGAACTGCCCAAGCTAAGacaataattagaaaaatataatcataATGTTTTAACACCTGAAAATggaaaactttcaaatataaTAGGACTGACAACTGGCACCTCACTTGCCAGGCTGAGCTAAACTTGTAAAGCAGATAGTCCAAAATACATTTGAAGTGGTTGTGCGAAATTTAACAGGACATAAGAG from Argentina anserina chromosome 2, drPotAnse1.1, whole genome shotgun sequence carries:
- the LOC126785473 gene encoding pentatricopeptide repeat-containing protein At2g03880, mitochondrial; translation: MRAVSKFKLKPWPPPPPSPSRPCSHTAAVAESHSLIQHFAQFCYQRDLPRAMTAMEAMQRRGLWADYVVYSELIKCCMARRAIQPGRLVHKHVFSNGRHPQTFLVNILVNMYVKFSLLEEAQKLFDEMPERNVISWTTMISAYCRAKMNSKALEALVMMVREGVWPNSFTYSSVLRACEGLGSLEQLHCSIVKAGLESDVFVRSALIDVYSKLGDLGNAVGVFDEMVTGDAVVWSSIIGAFAQNSDGYEALELFKRMKRAGFGAEEATLTSVLRACTVLALLELGRQVHVHAVKYGPDLILNNALLDMYCKCGSLEDAKAVFTKMVEKDVISWSTMIAGLAQNGFSKEALQLFEEMKVSGTKPNYITVVGVLFSCSHAGLLEEGWYYFQNMKELFGIDPGREHYGCVIDLLGRAGKLDEAARLIQEMKCEPDAVTWRTLLGACRVHRNVDLATHAAKQVLRMDPDDAGTYILLSNLYAISQRWDDVAEVRKSMRARGITKEPGRSWIEVNKQIHAFIMGDDSHPQIDEINKQLSMLIDKLVGIGYVPDTNFVLQDLEGEQREASLQSHSERLAIAFGLMNLPKGMTIRVRKNLRICGDCHVFAKFVAKLEQRTIVIRDPIRYHHFQDGECSCGDYW